Proteins co-encoded in one Medicago truncatula cultivar Jemalong A17 chromosome 8, MtrunA17r5.0-ANR, whole genome shotgun sequence genomic window:
- the LOC25500283 gene encoding hydroquinone glucosyltransferase, which translates to MAKGTHIAVVSIPLFSHQSSIIEFCKRLIHLHHHIHVTCIFPTIDAPIPATLKLLESLPSSIKCTFLPPINKQDLPQDFIGENDLATAQSMPCLRNLLRLLCSISTCTPVSALVVDPFASQALEIAKDLNLLSFIYFPLSAMITSFNLYFPTLHEQVSCEYKDHIDPIQIPGCLPIRGQDLPPEFFHDRSCVPYKLFLQHCKNSSLAHGFLVNSFSKMEASTGRALQEELNKTTKLVYMVGPIIQSGSNCSEESNGSICLKWLENQTPNSVLYVCFGSGGTLSQQQINELALALELSNQKFLWVLREPRNSKDVDYKIAKIGNDDNDLLKFLPHGFLERTKEQGLVVPLWAPQTKVLSHTSTGGFLTHCGWNSTLESIVSGVPMITWPLFGDQRMNAILIVEGLKVGLKIKFNENGIAEREEIAKVVKDLMLGEKRSEIRQRMEELKNDAACALAEDGSSTRAFSEFGTQIGNLLL; encoded by the coding sequence ATGGCTAAAGGAACTCATATAGCAGTAGTTTCAATTCCTCTATTTAGCCACCAAAGTTCTATTATTGAGTTTTGCAAGAGATTAATTCATCTCCATCACCACATTCATGTCACTTGCATCTTCCCCACCATTGATGCACCAATCCCTGCCACCCTCAAATTACTTGAGTCTCTTCCGTCATCCATAAAATGCACTTTCCTCCCTCCAATAAACAAACAAGACTTACCACAGGATTTTATTGGGGAAAACGATTTGGCGACCGCTCAATCCATGCCATGTCTTCGGAACTTGTTGAGGTTACTTTGTTCAATTTCAACATGCACACCAGTGTCAGCATTGGTTGTTGATCCTTTTGCAAGTCAAGCATTAGAAATAGCTAAAGACTTGAACCTCTTATCTTTTATATACTTCCCACTTTCTGCCATGATAACTTCATTCAACTTGTATTTTCCGACACTGCATGAACAAGTTTCATGTGAATACAAAGATCACATTGATCCTATTCAGATTCCAGGTTGTCTACCTATTCGAGGCCAAGATCTTCCTCCCGAATTTTTTCATGATCGTTCTTGCGTTCCTTATAAGCTTTTTCTTCAACATTGCAAAAACTCGTCTCTTGCTCATGGTTTCTTGGTGAATAGTTTCTCAAAAATGGAGGCAAGTACAGGGAGAGCCTTGCAGGAGGAGCTCAACAAAACCACCAAATTAGTTTATATGGTTGGACCAATCATACAAAGTGGTTCAAATTGTAGTGAAGAGTCAAATGGGTCCATCTGTTTGAAGTGGTTGGAGAATCAAACACCAAACTCAGTTTTGTATGTCTGCTTTGGAAGTGGAGGAACTTTATCTCAACAACAGATCAATGAATTAGCTTTGGCGTTGGAGTTGAGTAATCAGAAATTTTTGTGGGTTTTGAGAGAACCAAGGAATTCTAAAGATGTAGATTATAAAATTGCCAAAATAGGAAATGATGATAATGACCTATTAAAGTTCTTACCACATGGGTTCTTAGAGAGAACCAAAGAACAAGGGCTAGTTGTTCCACTTTGGGCACCACAAACCAAAGTCCTGAGTCACACTTCAACAGGTGGATTTTTAACACATTGTGGTTGGAATTCGACGCTTGAGAGTATTGTGTCCGGAGTGCCAATGATAACTTGGCCATTGTTTGGTGATCAAAGAATGAATGCTATTTTAATAGTAGAGGGACTTAAAGTGGGTTTGAAGATAAAATTTAATGAGAATGGAATTGCAGAAAGAGAGGAAATTGCTAAGGTGGTTAAGGATCTAATGCTCGGAGAAAAACGGAGTGAGATTCGACAAAGAATGGAAGAGCTTAAAAATGATGCAGCTTGTGCATTAGCAGAAGATGGGTCCTCTACAAGGGCATTTTCTGAATTTGGAACTCAAATAGGAAACTTGTTGTTATAA
- the LOC25500284 gene encoding ethylene-responsive transcription factor-like protein At4g13040 produces MVSLRRRRLLGLCSGNNSFVTPLPLYCENLARYEISSQNANPKSEQSMVLDITSVRDSVGTQDSQNTAVKDESGSSDVSGSNLSKEQPSQQSIGPPVKRRKRHSRKPRENQEPCVMRGVYFKNMKWQAAIKVDKKQIHLGTVASQEEAARLYDRAAFMCGREPNFELSEEEKLELSKFKWEEFLAVTRQSITCKKHKKSHSPGPVNMVDEPSIHRGDCDSKQGVTDFPVNGEPEQETTVSRNI; encoded by the exons ATGGTAAGCTTGAGAAGGCGCAGACTTTTAGGACTATGCTCAG GAAACAATTCATTTGTTACTCCACTTCCTCTATACTGTGAGAATCTAGCTCGTTATGAAATTTCAAGTCAGAATGCTAATCCTAAGAGCGAACAATCTATGGTTTTGGATATCACAAGTGTCCGGGACAGTGTAGGAACACAG GACTCCCAGAACACCGCTGTAAAAGATGAATCAGGGTCATCAGATGTGTCTGGTTCTAACCTGTCTAAAGAGCAACCTAGTCAACAAAGCATAG GTCCTCCTGTTAAACGTAGAAAGCGACATTCtagaaaacctagagagaatCAGGAACCATGCGTAATGAGAGGGGtgtatttcaaaaatatgaaatggCAGGCAGCGATAAAAGTGGACAAGAAGCAGATCCACCTAGGAACTGTTGCGTCGCAGGAAGAAGCTGCCCGATTGTATGACAG GGCTGCTTTTATGTGTGGGAGGGAGCCCAATTTTGAGCTTTCTGAAGAAGAAAAGCTTGAATTGAGCAAGTTCAAATGGGAAGAATTCTTGGCCGTGACTCGGCAGTCAATAACCtgtaaaa AACACAAGAAAAGTCATAGTCCGGGACCGGTTAATATGGTCGACGAGCCTTCAATTCACAGAGGTGATTGTGACAGTAAGCAAGGAGTTACTGACTTCCCTGTCAACGGTGAACCGGAGCAAGAAACAACAGTCTCTAGAAATATATGA